From the Psychrobacillus sp. FSL K6-4046 genome, one window contains:
- a CDS encoding T7SS effector LXG polymorphic toxin, with amino-acid sequence MKVLDVDLLQDGLQRNITMLERLNTEIETIQRGVEGLVQMEDQLKGEGGNAIRSFYEECHLPFLQFFQLFSYNSQQVLYQIGKALNSLEPDLSGYILEEFLEGELEQGLTLIGQLTASLTDETNSIMDQVSDIVALPHLDDSAVQEGVISSKRKRDDTLSQLYEFDATQTTALNTMEQDIRTMETWLSDIEGMFKSGLTDVHFQADNWGALTAKNNLQTELASRTSPVAVLSSIVNRENQLMTMLEAFIAGNGPIRFGYGGLIGIHNPFVGTDMLVLSCARPESTGIEEKDIKQNIFVKSFHSFKGIAEDFWDGVRIRREKALDSPYDFVNYWTFGISDGIVSGSNERSARMFDSKLDFLNYATFGLSGMVKEAILPDDPLSKEHWQNSFEFVGSIIGLRLAATTSPVKKPGNAAGDGKVTDDGNNVTEGTSNTSEGISKGTGNTNLTEPSLPNGSKPKGEYTKGDSHGVKKENETADFLANEGYEIKMLNEVNGGNGHGIKATSNPDFLIEGKVFDCYAPTPNTKTDNVLRTITSKTKTQAERIVLNVDNFPPEKIFEITEGIQRKANPNGDLKNLKELLIVNNGKITRVIGEEK; translated from the coding sequence ATGAAGGTATTGGATGTAGATTTATTACAAGATGGGCTACAGCGAAACATTACAATGTTAGAAAGATTAAATACTGAAATAGAAACAATCCAACGTGGAGTCGAAGGACTAGTTCAGATGGAGGATCAATTAAAAGGAGAAGGAGGAAATGCCATTCGCTCCTTTTATGAGGAATGTCATTTGCCATTTCTTCAGTTTTTTCAATTGTTTTCCTACAATTCTCAACAAGTGCTTTATCAAATTGGCAAAGCTCTTAACTCTCTCGAACCAGACCTATCAGGTTACATATTAGAAGAATTTTTAGAGGGAGAACTGGAGCAGGGGTTGACACTTATTGGCCAACTTACCGCCAGTCTAACAGACGAAACAAATAGCATCATGGATCAAGTGAGTGATATTGTAGCACTGCCTCATTTAGATGATAGCGCAGTGCAGGAGGGGGTTATTAGTTCTAAGAGAAAACGTGATGATACGCTCTCGCAGCTGTATGAATTTGATGCAACACAGACGACTGCTTTAAACACCATGGAACAGGATATTCGGACAATGGAAACATGGCTCTCTGATATAGAAGGAATGTTTAAAAGTGGGCTAACGGATGTTCATTTCCAAGCAGATAACTGGGGAGCATTGACTGCTAAAAATAATTTGCAGACAGAATTGGCATCTCGTACATCTCCTGTTGCTGTACTTTCCTCCATAGTGAATAGAGAAAATCAGTTAATGACTATGTTGGAAGCATTCATAGCTGGTAACGGTCCTATACGATTTGGCTACGGGGGTTTGATTGGGATACACAATCCTTTTGTGGGTACAGATATGCTTGTCTTATCCTGTGCAAGACCCGAGAGCACTGGGATTGAAGAAAAAGATATTAAACAAAACATATTCGTGAAATCCTTCCATAGTTTTAAAGGCATTGCGGAAGACTTTTGGGATGGGGTACGTATACGACGTGAAAAGGCACTAGACTCTCCATATGATTTTGTAAACTATTGGACTTTTGGGATTTCAGATGGAATTGTGTCAGGATCTAATGAAAGAAGTGCCAGGATGTTTGACTCAAAACTAGACTTTTTAAATTATGCTACATTTGGTTTGAGTGGAATGGTTAAAGAAGCAATCTTACCAGATGATCCTTTGTCCAAAGAACATTGGCAAAATAGCTTTGAATTTGTAGGAAGCATAATTGGACTTAGATTGGCAGCAACTACGTCACCGGTTAAGAAACCTGGGAATGCTGCGGGGGATGGTAAAGTTACAGATGATGGAAATAATGTGACTGAAGGTACAAGTAATACTAGTGAAGGAATATCTAAGGGTACGGGAAATACTAATCTAACTGAACCTTCATTACCTAATGGGAGTAAGCCAAAAGGAGAATACACAAAGGGTGATTCACATGGTGTTAAGAAAGAGAATGAAACAGCAGATTTCTTGGCAAATGAGGGCTATGAAATAAAAATGTTAAATGAAGTAAATGGCGGTAATGGTCACGGCATAAAAGCAACATCTAATCCAGATTTTCTCATTGAAGGCAAAGTATTTGATTGTTATGCTCCAACGCCAAATACGAAGACAGATAATGTTCTTAGGACCATAACAAGTAAAACAAAAACACAGGCAGAAAGAATTGTTCTTAATGTGGATAATTTTCCACCTGAGAAAATTTTTGAAATTACTGAAGGTATTCAAAGAAAAGCTAATCCAAATGGAGATTTGAAAAACTTAAAAGAATTACTTATTGTAAACAACGGAAAAATTACTCGAGTAATTGGAGAGGAGAAATAA
- a CDS encoding ATP-binding protein, whose amino-acid sequence MKNIIKELIENGFESDSLDFKERMYPKNGTPDLLKDILAMANSNYIGPRYIVMGVKDRIGEIRSISGISSEDIVDSSSYQQFILNNIEPDVNINLHYIDYQDNKVAIIEIDGSDDKPYLLKKQYKNLNQGLCLIRKGSTNSIANRTDFDRIYEKKTGKFEIKIIDEHLRAINPVDGTALLDISFRNLSTNPVTIVSGILFVKDYQNKVRTKHVVYGFESEMGADFSLEIPPKRELIGELHVGFGSTDCLKLNLDKYGYTDERFIFELYFRDSYDNEYQTSVNEGFIFAKGEFLWKVAQKKRMT is encoded by the coding sequence ATGAAGAATATAATAAAAGAATTAATTGAAAATGGGTTTGAATCAGACAGTCTAGACTTTAAGGAAAGAATGTATCCTAAAAACGGAACTCCCGATTTATTAAAAGACATTCTAGCTATGGCTAATTCAAATTATATTGGTCCGAGATATATTGTCATGGGAGTTAAAGATAGAATTGGAGAAATTCGTTCGATTTCTGGAATATCTTCTGAAGATATAGTGGATTCTTCTAGTTATCAACAGTTTATATTAAATAATATAGAACCTGATGTGAATATCAATCTACATTACATTGATTACCAAGATAATAAAGTTGCGATAATTGAAATTGATGGCTCCGATGACAAACCTTATTTATTAAAAAAACAATATAAAAACTTAAATCAGGGCCTATGCTTAATAAGAAAAGGTAGCACCAATTCTATAGCTAATAGGACTGATTTCGATAGAATATATGAAAAAAAGACAGGGAAATTTGAAATTAAAATAATTGATGAACATCTGAGAGCCATAAATCCTGTAGACGGCACCGCACTTTTAGATATTTCCTTTAGAAACCTAAGTACCAATCCTGTAACAATTGTTTCCGGTATATTGTTTGTAAAAGACTACCAAAATAAAGTGAGAACTAAGCATGTCGTTTACGGTTTCGAATCTGAGATGGGAGCAGATTTTAGTTTAGAAATTCCTCCTAAAAGAGAATTAATAGGTGAACTTCATGTTGGTTTTGGATCTACGGATTGTTTAAAACTTAACCTTGATAAATATGGTTACACTGATGAACGATTTATATTTGAATTGTATTTCCGAGATTCTTACGATAATGAATATCAAACCTCAGTTAACGAGGGATTTATATTTGCTAAAGGCGAATTTCTTTGGAAGGTAGCTCAAAAAAAACGAATGACATGA
- a CDS encoding RNA-directed DNA polymerase, translated as MRYDQLIVSYSKNSKYSVRSPIIRNQPVFIPSQAIKDELIRIEQEFSFTQGVSITSDETEAFFYNYFSYRNHKKITNLYKSNKFRRDLYKYNFFKKLDIQNFFGSIYTHSIAWAVFGDKSIAKKYKGRSFDEIFPNATDKVCQLINFNETNGIVVGPEFSRVISELLLTRIDVNLYQALEKENIQLGKDYKIYRFLDDFFIFFNDKKIIEMIEENLFINLESYNLKLNTSKSELQSKPFFVSDPAIIKLISLLDLFLINTQTNLSFSIYNKKTKSLWLKLQQNIELILLEYPNSTSKLLNYFLKFVRSILKLEIHQFNLAHILETITNIYSLNINYHSTHNLIATYAVLSQKIVKLSAEEKYDLKDKVEYLEERFFQHLFISLRDNSDKLPQMYDLFIYLKTLPKKISSDYLCEVLDNYNDYFITCSTPSVRIEVVRG; from the coding sequence TTGAGATACGATCAATTAATAGTTTCATATAGTAAAAACTCCAAATATAGTGTTCGATCCCCAATCATAAGAAATCAACCTGTATTTATACCTTCTCAGGCTATTAAAGATGAATTAATTAGAATTGAACAAGAATTTAGTTTTACACAAGGTGTTTCAATAACTAGTGATGAGACAGAAGCTTTTTTTTATAATTATTTTTCTTATAGAAATCACAAGAAAATTACCAATTTATATAAATCAAATAAATTCCGAAGAGATCTTTACAAATATAATTTTTTTAAGAAACTTGATATTCAAAATTTCTTCGGTTCAATATATACTCATTCTATTGCGTGGGCAGTATTTGGAGACAAATCAATCGCAAAAAAATATAAAGGACGATCTTTTGATGAAATTTTTCCGAATGCGACTGATAAAGTATGTCAGCTTATTAATTTTAATGAAACAAATGGAATAGTTGTAGGTCCTGAATTTTCTCGGGTAATTTCCGAACTCTTATTGACTAGAATAGATGTAAATTTATATCAGGCATTAGAAAAAGAAAACATACAATTAGGTAAAGATTATAAGATATATAGGTTTTTAGATGATTTTTTTATTTTTTTTAATGATAAAAAAATTATTGAAATGATTGAAGAAAATCTTTTTATCAATCTTGAAAGTTATAATCTAAAATTAAACACAAGTAAAAGTGAACTACAAAGCAAACCATTTTTTGTATCAGACCCAGCAATAATAAAATTAATTTCTCTTTTAGATTTATTTTTAATTAATACACAAACAAACCTTTCCTTTTCTATTTATAATAAGAAAACAAAATCTTTATGGCTTAAATTACAACAAAATATAGAACTAATTCTGTTAGAATACCCAAATTCAACATCTAAACTCCTTAACTACTTTCTAAAATTCGTTAGGAGTATTTTAAAGCTTGAAATACATCAATTTAATCTTGCTCATATTTTAGAAACTATTACTAACATATATTCGCTTAATATAAATTACCATAGTACACATAATTTAATTGCGACTTATGCAGTATTAAGTCAAAAAATAGTTAAATTATCAGCGGAGGAAAAGTATGATTTAAAAGATAAAGTTGAGTATTTAGAAGAGAGGTTTTTCCAACACTTGTTTATTTCTCTTAGAGATAACTCAGATAAACTACCTCAAATGTATGATCTATTTATATATTTAAAAACTTTACCAAAAAAAATTAGTAGTGATTATCTATGTGAGGTTCTAGACAATTATAATGATTACTTTATAACTTGTTCAACCCCCTCTGTTAGGATAGAAGTCGTACGAGGCTAA